A genomic window from Gossypium hirsutum isolate 1008001.06 chromosome D12, Gossypium_hirsutum_v2.1, whole genome shotgun sequence includes:
- the LOC107945304 gene encoding mitogen-activated protein kinase 8-like produces MNPNKKEYMGGSGSLVDGVRRWFQRRRLIPSSNQQNNKIIIDHHDTSSSSSTTLTLTQKQSQESTADIVVQDFDFSSLRLVKVPKRHYFLDSSMDSHQKLRKSGLDLDHKLSIVGKANGFRVRVFC; encoded by the exons ATGAATCCAAATAAAAAAGAGTATATGGGGGGAAGTGGAAGTCTCGTGGACGGTGTTCGTCGCTGGTTTCAACGTCGCCGTTTGATTCCTTCTTCGaatcaacaaaataataaaattatcatcgATCATCATGATACTTCTTCTTCATCCTCTACTACTCTAACCCTCACTCAAAAACAATCACAAGAATCAACGGCTGATATTGTCGTTCaggattttgatttttcttcctTGAGGCTTGTTAAAGTTCCTAAGCGGCATTACTTTCTTGATTCTTCCATGGATTCTCACCAAAAG CTTCGAAAGAGTGGCCTGGATCTTGACCACAAACTCAGCATCGTTGGTAAAGCAAATGGATTCCGGGTTCGGGTTTTTTGTTGA
- the LOC107945303 gene encoding transcription factor HHO5 — MELNLDLSLVYVPKTISEFLKEVSKIKNGFQRLSKITDYLQRLEDEMKKIDAFKRELPLCMLLLKDGIERLKEEEIQCKEMNDGSVTEENGRETMDNDGGDKKNWMSSVQLWNSNFNNVDPHNKPNTVPELKLTSEEGEDGSESENPIEICNKQRKGGAFVPFKEQADKKVSGLSLMTPSSELASCILKNNGGCRIGSGSSLYAQQNQIKFQTKSPIRHEEQPQQQNSRKQRRCWSPELHRRFVEALQQLGGSQVATPKQIRELMQVDGLTNDEVKSHLQKYRLHIRKLPASSSGQGNELCSAQNQCNVKMKASMSQSGSPQGPLLGSASAKDMSSTGGDSMDTEDEKSDGHSWRSGIKKPGEVDV, encoded by the exons ATGGAGTTGAACTTGGATTTGAGTTTGGTTTATGTACCGAAAACTATATCTGAGTTTCTGAAAGAAGTTTCGAAGATCAAAAATGGGTTTCAAAGGTTATCCAAGATTACGGATTATCTTCAAAGATTGGAAGATGAGATGAAGAAAATCGATGCCTTTAAACGCGAACTTCCTCTTTGCATGCTTCTTCTCAAAGatg GGATTGAGAGATTAAAGGAGGAAGAAATACAGTGTAAGGAAATGAATGATGGATCAGTGACCGAGGAAAATGGAAGGGAAACTATGGATAACGATGGCGGTGATAAGAAAAACTGGATGAGTTCAGTTCAGCTATGGAACTCTAATTTTAACAACGTTGATCCCCACAACAAACCCAACACAGTTCCAGAACTGAAACTG ACAAGTGAAGAAGGAGAAGATGGGTCTGAGAGTGAGAACCCAATTGAAATTTGTAATAAGCAAAGAAAGGGAGGGGCTTTTGTTCCATTTAAGGAACAAGCTGATAAGAAAGTTTCAGGGCTTTCCCTTATGACCCCAAGTTCTGAATTGGCTTCATGTATCTTGAAGAACAATGGCGGCTGCCGAATTGGTTCAGGCTCTTCTTTATATGCACAACAAAATCAAATTAAGTTTCAGACAAAGTCACCAATCCGACACGAGGAACAACCTCAGCAGCAGAATTCTAGGAAACAAAGGCGGTGCTGGTCGCCTGAGCTCCATAGACGATTTGTTGAGGCACTTCAACAGCTTGGAGGCTCTCAAG TGGCCACTCCTAAGCAGATTAGAGAACTGATGCAAGTTGATGGTCTCACCAATGATGAAGTGAAAAGCCATTTGCAG AAATACAGACTTCATATCCGGAAACTTCCAGCTTCTTCTTCCGGGCAAGGGAATGAGCTGTGTTCAGCTCAAAATCAGTGCAATGTGAAGATGAAAGCAAGCATGTCACAGTCTGGTTCCCCACAAGGTCCCCTCCTTGGTAGTGCTTCAGCTAAAGATATGTCGAGTACCGGGGGCGACAGCATGGACACCGAAGATGAAAAATCTGATGGGCATAGTTGGAGAAGTGGGATTAAAAAGCCTGGGGAGGTTGATGTATAG